The following proteins come from a genomic window of Malus sylvestris chromosome 4, drMalSylv7.2, whole genome shotgun sequence:
- the LOC126618836 gene encoding DNA topoisomerase 6 subunit A, with product MADKKGKRRRTDPSSDDETHHPNKKVPKKDTIINKTLENLRSTTAAASSSKSLSLADLPISSTCREVRELDHESVQYEIELQMLKVIKSILDGNGFTFQVPSRAAANQLYIPELDRIVLKDKTSLRPYANVSTVRKATITARVLQLIHQLCLKDIHVTKRDLFYTDVKLFQDQNQSDSVLDDAACMVGCTRSSLNVIASEKGVVVGRLIFSDNGDMIDCTKMGMGGKAIPPNIRKVGDVQSDALFILLVEKDAAFIRLSEDRFYNRFPCIILTAKGQPDVATRLFLRKLKLELKLPVLALVDSDPYGLKILSVYGCGSKNMSYDSANLTTPDIKWLGIRPSDLDKYKIPEQCRLTMTDQDIKTGKEMLEEDFVKKNPKWVEELTLMVKTKQKAEIQALSAFGFQYLTQVYLPLKLQEQDWI from the coding sequence ATGGCGGACAAGAAAGGGAAACGCCGTCGAACCGACCCGAGCTCCGACGATGAAACCCACCATCCCAACAAGAAGGTCCCCAAGAAAGACACAATCATCAACAAAACCCTCGAGAACCTCCGCTCCACCACCGCCGCCGCCTCCTCCTCCAAATCCCTAAGCCTGGCCGACCTCCCCATCTCCTCCACCTGCCGCGAGGTCCGCGAACTCGACCACGAGTCTGTACAGTACGAGATCGAACTCCAAATGCTCAAGGTCATCAAATCCATCCTCGACGGCAACGGCTTCACATTCCAGGTCCCCTCACGCGCCGCCGCCAACCAGCTGTACATCCCGGAGCTCGACCGCATCGTGTTGAAGGACAAGACTTCCCTTCGCCCGTACGCCAACGTCTCCACCGTCCGCAAGGCCACCATCACAGCTCGTGTTCTGCAGCTGATTCACCAGCTCTGCCTCAAGGACATCCACGTGACCAAGCGTGACCTTTTCTACACCGATGTCAAGCTCTTTCAGGACCAGAATCAGTCCGATTCGGTCCTCGATGATGCGGCCTGTATGGTTGGCTGTACGCGCTCTAGTCTCAATGTGATTGCCTCCGAGAAAGGTGTAGTTGTGGGGAGGCTTATATTCAGCGACAATGGCGATATGATTGATTGCACAAAAATGGGAATGGGCGGAAAAGCCATTCCGCCCAATATCCGCAAAGTTGGGGATGTGCAGAGTGATGCATTGTTCATATTGCTGGTTGAGAAGGATGCGGCTTTTATTCGATTGTCTGAGGATCGGTTTTACAATAGGTTTCCGTGTATTATCCTGACTGCGAAGGGGCAACCTGATGTAGCCACCAGACTCTTTTTGAGGAAATTGAAGCTTGAATTGAAGCTACCGGTGCTCGCCCTTGTGGACAGTGATCCATATGGCCTGAAGATTTTATCGGTTTATGGTTGTGGGTCGAAGAACATGTCATATGACAGTGCGAATTTGACCACACCGGATATCAAATGGTTGGGGATACGGCCGAGTGATTTGGACAAGTACAAAATTCCAGAGCAGTGTAGGTTGACGATGACAGATCAGGATATCAAAACAGGGAAAGAAATGTTggaggaagattttgtgaagaAGAATCCAAAATGGGTTGAGGAGCTGACTCTTATGGTGAAGACCAAGCAGAAAGCAGAGATTCAGGCTCTGAGCGCATTTGGCTTTCAATATCTGACTCAGGTTTACTTGCCGCTAAAACTGCAGGAGCAGGATTGGATATGA